The Pseudomonadota bacterium genome contains the following window.
CGCTTCCGGCGGGCGTGCGACATACTGATTTATCGGGATAGGGGAGGTTCATATGCAGATCGACTTCACGGATAAGCGGGTTCTGGTGACCGGTGGCACGCGCGGTATCGGCCGCGGCATCGTCGAGGCCTTTCTAAGGGCAGGCGCGCGGGTTGCCGTCAACGGCAGTTCGGACGAATCGACGAATGCCGCGGTTACCGACCTGGCGGCGGGCGACAAGGTCGTCGCCGCGCCCGGGTCGGTGGCGGACGTCGACGCCTGCGAGCGCATCGTCGCGGCGGCCGTGGCCGGTCTCGGCGGGCTTGATGTGCTGGTCAACAACGCCGGCGCCGGCGGCGGCGCGCTGGTGGAGGATTGCGACGAGGCGCTGTGGGACCGGGTGGTCGACACCAACCTCAAAGGCCTCTTTTTCGTCACGAAGTATGCGCTGCCGCGCTTGCGCGAAAGCGGCGGCAATATCGTCAATATCGCCTCGGTCAACGGCCTGATCGGCGTGCCCAAGGGCTCGATCTACTGCGCGTCGAAGGCCGGCGTCATCAACCTGACCCGCGCTCACGCGCTGGAGTTCGGCCCCGACATTCGGGTCAACGCCGTCTGTCCCGGCGGCGTCGACACCGACATGCTGCGCAACCTCGCGATCCGCATGGCCGGCAGCGTCGAGGCGGGCTACGCCGAGCTCAACAAGACCTGCGCGGCGCAGAACCGCATCGCCCATGTCGACGAACTGGCCGGTCCGGTCCTCTATTTGGCCTCGGATATTGCCAGTTTCGTCACTGGCTCAATCCACGTCGTCGACGGCGGCGAGACGATCGACTGAGACCGCCTAACACGGCGTTTATTGAACCGTTGTACAACCTCCTGCTTCGTGGAATGATTTTGGGCAACCGGATCCTTCGAGGTTGAGGAG
Protein-coding sequences here:
- a CDS encoding SDR family oxidoreductase, whose translation is MQIDFTDKRVLVTGGTRGIGRGIVEAFLRAGARVAVNGSSDESTNAAVTDLAAGDKVVAAPGSVADVDACERIVAAAVAGLGGLDVLVNNAGAGGGALVEDCDEALWDRVVDTNLKGLFFVTKYALPRLRESGGNIVNIASVNGLIGVPKGSIYCASKAGVINLTRAHALEFGPDIRVNAVCPGGVDTDMLRNLAIRMAGSVEAGYAELNKTCAAQNRIAHVDELAGPVLYLASDIASFVTGSIHVVDGGETID